A single window of Eucalyptus grandis isolate ANBG69807.140 chromosome 1, ASM1654582v1, whole genome shotgun sequence DNA harbors:
- the LOC104449467 gene encoding xyloglucan galactosyltransferase XLT2 — MLPISDQPPPEPHKKKTASDPLLVRRNSFNSLASALQPYLSLHNPRTCLFLAIVSLQILILLVARSVPLPPSFRHARRHFPAPITAAARLPSSSSSAAAAAAASPTDPPSADHDQCGSGKIYVYEVPSFFNAEILKQCDNLNPWSSRCDALANRGFGQPAAGRLAGIVPEKLAPAWFWTDQFVSEILFHNRMLKHPCRTTEPGSAAAFYIPFYAGLAVGKYLWSNSSAKERDRHCEMMLRWVQDQAPYKRSNGWDHFITMGRITWDFRRSKDQDWGSSCIYTPGMRNITRLVIERNSWDYFDVGVPYPTGFHPRSDADVAEWQDFVRARPRPALFCFAGAKRGAIRNDFRGILLSQCRAEPDACRAVDCGGSRCANGTTEILETFLGSKFCLQPRGDSFTRRSIFDCMVAGSIPVFFWKRTAYYQYEWFLPAEPGSYSVFIDRKAVENGTSIRKVLERYSEEDVRRMREKVIEYIPKFLYAMPEDGLESVKDAFDVAIDGVLRRFKEQEEWGFKWR, encoded by the exons ATGCTTCCCATTTCCGATCAGCCCCCGCCGGAACCGCACAAGAAGAAGACCGCCTCCGACCCGTTACTCGTCCGCAGGAACTCGTTCAACTCGCTCGCCTCGGCGCTCCAGCCCTACCTGTCCCTCCACAACCCCCGCACATGTCTCTTCCTCGCCATCGTCTCCCTCCAGATCTTGATCCTCCTCGTGGCTCGCTCCGTCCCCCTCCCGCCCTCCTTCCGCCACGCCCGCCGCCACTTCCCGGCGCCCATCACCGCCGCCGCTCGGCtcccgtcctcctcctcctccgccgccgccgccgccgcagcctcGCCGACTGATCCTCCGTCCGCGGACCACGACCAATGCGGCTCAG GGAAAATTTACGTGTACGAGGTCCCGAGTTTCTTCAACGCGGAGATTCTCAAGCAGTGCGACAACTTGAATCCTTGGAGCTCGCGATGCGACGCGCTGGCCAACCGAGGGTTCGGGCAACCCGCCGCCGGGCGGTTGGCCGGGATCGTGCCGGAGAAGCTGGCGCCGGCGTGGTTCTGGACTGACCAGTTCGTCTCGGAGATACTCTTCCACAACCGGATGCTGAAGCACCCGTGCCGGACGACGGAGCCCGGATCGGCTGCGGCGTTCTACATCCCGTTCTACGCTGGGCTCGCGGTGGGCAAGTACCTGTGGTCGAATTCCAGCGCCAAGGAGCGCGATCGCCACTGCGAGATGATGCTGCGGTGGGTCCAGGATCAGGCGCCTTACAAGAGATCCAACGGCTGGGATCACTTCATCACGATGGGGCGCATCACGTGGGATTTCCGCCGGTCCAAGGACCAGGACTGGGGCTCCAGCTGCATCTACACGCCGGGGATGCGGAACATCACCCGCCTCGTGATCGAGCGCAACTCCTGGGACTACTTCGACGTCGGCGTGCCCTACCCCACCGGATTCCACCCCCGGTCcgacgccgacgtggcggagtGGCAGGACTTCGTCCGCGCGCGGCCGCGGCCGGCCCTGTTCTGCTTCGCGGGGGCCAAGCGCGGCGCGATCAGGAACGATTTCCGGGGCATCCTGCTGAGCCAGTGTCGCGCCGAGCCGGACGCGTGCCGGGCCGTGGACTGCGGCGGGTCGCGGTGCGCCAACGGCACCACCGAGATCCTGGAGACCTTCCTGGGCTCCAAGTTCTGCCTCCAGCCCAGGGGGGACAGCTTCACCCGCCGCTCCATCTTCGACTGCATGGTGGCCGGCTCGATCCCGGTCTTCTTCTGGAAGCGGACCGCGTACTACCAGTACGAGTGGTTCTTGCCGGCCGAACCGGGGAGCTACTCGGTCTTCATAGACCGGAAGGCGGTGGAGAACGGGACGTCCATCAGGAAAGTCCTCGAGAGGTACAGCGAGGAGGACGTGCGCAGGATGAGAGAAAAAGTGATCGAGTACATACCCAAGTTCCTGTACGCGATGCCGGAAGATGGGTTGGAGAGCGTGAAGGACGCCTTCGATGTGGCCATCGACGGGGTTTTGAGGAGGTTTAAGGAGCAAGAAGAGTGGGGTTTTAAGTGGAGGTGA
- the LOC104449451 gene encoding mitochondrial metalloendopeptidase OMA1: MAFFNKGAKSAALHAFRNFTSKRALGAAPRPPVLRRFSRCGAISGNQPGPFPDGAKRFHSADRSQAAPQQHFKPPRGSSRWFRKPGKVLTLLVPGAFAVLYLAFLEDVPYTKRRRLVLWTRDVEGSCGEKLFDRTKASYEGKILPPTHPKSVRARLIAQDIIEALQRGVRNEQGWHDIHNASPDTFEGSESSKPTTSHLEGYNFEILVVNEPVVNASAFLGGKIVVFTGLMEHFRKDAEIATIIAHEMAHVVARHDAEKATKTVGLKIIERILRMFAKPDRVDTLSSHYLWLPLCRRLEIEADYIGLLLMASAGYDPRVAPRVYEELDKANGYAAGGDLSPHPSGKKRAQLLAQAPVLEEALTLYRNSIPSNGHAYKQKLQLADKSQDLLLASSPRK; the protein is encoded by the exons ATGGCGTTCTTCAACAAGGGAGCCAAGTCCGCCGCCCTCCACGCCTTTCGCAATTTCACATCGAAACGCGCTCTCGGAGCCGCTCCGCGTCCTCCGGTTCTCCGCCGATTCAGCCGTTGCGGCGCGATCAGCGGGAACCAGCCCGGTCCCTTTCCGGACGGCGCCAAGCGATTCCACTCCGCGGATCGATCCCAGGCGGCGCCGCAGCAGCATTTCAAGCCGCCGCGAGGGTCGAGCCGGTGGTTTCGGAAACCTGGGAAAGTGCTGACCTTGCTGGTCCCTGGGGCTTTCGCCGTACTGTACCTGGCGTTCTTGGAGGACGTGCCGTACACGAAGCGGAGGCGTCTCGTGCTCTGGACCAGAGACGTCGAGGGGAGCTGCGGGGAGAAGCTTTTCGACCGGACTAAGGCTTCCTACGAGGGCAAGATATTGCCGCCGACGCACCCGAAGAGCGTCAGGGCCAGATTGATCGCCCAAGATATCATCGAGGCGCTGCAGAGAGGTGTGAGGAATGAACAG GGTTGGCATGATATACATAATGCCTCGCCGGACACTTTTGAGGGCAGTGAGAGTTCGAAGCCCACGACGTCACATCTGGAGGGCTATAATTTTGAGATCTTGGTGGTGAATGAGCCCGTTGTTAATGCGAGCGCCTTCTTAGGTGGGAAGATTGTTGTGTTCACAGGACTAATGGAACATTTCAGGAAAGATGCAGAGATAGCAACAATAATTGCACACGAG ATGGCGCATGTGGTGGCTAGACACGACGCTGAGAAGGCTACAAAAACTGTTGGGCTTAAGATCATAGAGCGGATACTTCGTATGTTCGCCAAGCCTGACCGTGTCGATACACTGTCATCTCATTATCTATGGCTTCCATTGTGTAGGAG GTTGGAAATCGAAGCAGATTATATTGGTTTGCTGCTAATGGCTTCTGCTGGGTACGATCCTCGTGTGGCGCCTAGAGTATATGAGGAGTTGGACAAGGCGAATGGTTACGCAGCGGGGGGCGATCTTTCTCCTCATCCATCCGGAAAAAAGAGAGCGCAGTTGCTGGCTCAGGCGCCTGTCTTGGAAGAAGCTCTCACTTTGTATAGGAATAGTATCCCAAGCAACGGACACGCATACAAGCAAAAATTGCAACTTGCTGATAAGTCTCAAGATCTTTTATTAGCCTCTTCCCCAAGGAAATGA
- the LOC104449458 gene encoding embryo-specific protein ATS3B codes for MAIAVSSLLLLASFFLVLSGAQSSVLLQQPHALPSFNLSYIQKLGSCSYNVVITTSCSSPSYTRDQISIAFGDAYGNQIYAPRLDDPSTRTFEGCSSDTFEITGPCAYQICYAYFYRSGPDGWKPDSVQIYGYNSKAVTFYYRTFIPGETWYGFNLCNSAASSSGQPKYRFFMYVVYGFLISAFLNVL; via the exons ATGGCGATCGCcgtctcctccctcctcctgcTCGCCTCCTTCTTCCTCGTCCTCTCGGGAGCCCAGTCGAGCGTCCTCCTGCAGCAACCCCACGCGCTGCCGTCGTTCAATCTGAGTTACATCCAG AAACTGGGGAGCTGCTCCTACAACGTCGTCATCACCACGAGCTGCTCTTCACCCTCGTACACGCGCGACCAAATCAGCATAGCCTTCGGCGATGCTTATGGCAATCAG ATATATGCGCCGAGGCTGGACGATCCATCAACTAGGACGTTCGAAGGATGTTCCTCGGATACATTCGAGATAACCGGGCCGTGTGCGTACCAGATATGCTATGCATATTTCTACAGAAGTGGACCGGACGGCTGGAAACCCGATAGCGTGCAAATCTACGGGTACAATTCGAAGGCAGTTACGTTTTACTACCGCACCTTCATTCCGGGTGAAACTTGGTACGGATTCAATCTCTGCAACAGTGCCGCTTCTTCAAGTGGACAGCCCAAGTACAGATTCTTTATGTATGTTGTGTATGGATTCTTAATCAGTGCCTTCTTGAACGTTCTGTAG